GCCTTCTTCGTCCACTACTAGAATACACAACGGCCGAATCAAGCATTGGATGAGCGTACACCTGCCAGGGAAGTAAGAAACCGATAACTAGACGCTGCCTATAACAGATGTGGCTTATCTATTGTCGTGTACTAGGGTGAGGCATGCACGCGAAGGACAGCAAGACGATCAAGTCTCTTGAACGGTCGTTCTCCATACTAGAATATATTGTAACGAACGGTGCCAAGGGAGTAAACGAACTCGCAGAGGAACTCGATTATTCACCGAGTACAGTTCACGCCCATCTAACGACCCTCCACCAACTCGGGTATCTCATTATGGTTGACGGGAAATATAATCTCTCGAATCGATTTCTATATTTTGCGAGACATGGGCAGAAGAGAGTAGAGGGCCTTGATCGTATCAAGACAAACGTTAGGCGATTAGCTGAGGAGACGAATGAGCGTGTCCAGTTCATGGTCGAGGAACAGGGGCGTGGAATCTACATCGATAAAGCTGAAGGCGTCCATGGAGCGCCGAACAATACGTCCCTTGGAAAACCTCGATACCTCCATATATGCGCTTCAGGGAAAGCGATATTAGCACATCTTCCAGAAGAGCGTCGAACCGAGATTATTGATCACTGGGGCCTCCCACAGCAGACGGAGAATACCATTACAGACGAAAAAACACTCGCATCAGAATTGGAAACGATACGAGAAGATGGGATTGCAACGAATAACGGTGAAACCGTAGCCGGATTAATAGCTGTCGGTGCACCAATTCTATCGGTTGATGATCAAGTAATCGGGGCTATTAGTATCTCTGGGCCAGCTCATAGAATCGCGACTGATGGTGAGGTAAACGAGGAATATCGTGACAAATTACTGGGGGCGATCGAAGATATTGCACTCAATCTCAAATATACGTGATCTCTATTCGCTAGTGTAATTCGGTGATAGAGAACAGCAGTAATTGGTGGCAAATCGGCGGCTCTCTAGTTACCACGAGTGCAACGGCATATTTGCTGCAGTAACTGTGCCGAAGGTGTATTCGGTATTAGTGAATGCGGTAGTGAATTTGCTGGCATTATTCGCTATTGCTACACTTATTTCAATAGTTCATACAATACATACTATTATTACCCATAAATTCGTATATTTACTCGTCAAATGTCCAAGATTGCTGCGGAGACA
This DNA window, taken from Halalkalicoccus subterraneus, encodes the following:
- a CDS encoding IclR family transcriptional regulator: MHAKDSKTIKSLERSFSILEYIVTNGAKGVNELAEELDYSPSTVHAHLTTLHQLGYLIMVDGKYNLSNRFLYFARHGQKRVEGLDRIKTNVRRLAEETNERVQFMVEEQGRGIYIDKAEGVHGAPNNTSLGKPRYLHICASGKAILAHLPEERRTEIIDHWGLPQQTENTITDEKTLASELETIREDGIATNNGETVAGLIAVGAPILSVDDQVIGAISISGPAHRIATDGEVNEEYRDKLLGAIEDIALNLKYT